The DNA sequence AAGCCCGCAAAGACATTATCGAGCTCTTTGAAAAATTGAAAGTACGGCCCACTTCAATGATCGACATCAGTGATGGGCTTTCATCTGAAATTTTGCACCTCTGCGAGCAAAGTGGGGTAGGCTGCAATCTGTTTGAAGATAAACTGCCACTTGATCCCACGGTAATATCAACTGCAGAAGAGTTTAAAATGGATAGTACAATGATCGTATTGAGCGGAGGGGAAGACTATGAACTTCTGTTCACCATCGATCAAAAAGATTTTGATAAGATAAAGGGCAATCCGAATTTGACGGTAATCGGGCATATGACCGACAAAAAAGAGGGGGCCCATTTAATCACCAGGGCCAATACCAAGATTCCCCTAAAAGCGCAGGGGTGGAATTCATTTCATGATTAAGCCACGTTCTGCACCATACGGCCACTGCGCTTGCGGTACATATCTTGCAAAGCACTATTGATTTCACGCATTTGGGGCGTGAGCGCTGATAGTTTTCCGCTAGCGTCGGTCGTTACCTGCTTTTGGCAATGCAGGCACGTGTATTCTTTAATGTGTCCGGTCACTTTTCTTGAGACCACATAGTGATGGCCAAAAAGATTGCAGAAAAGAGCACTGAAAAAGTTGCCTTTAGGGGAAGTCGTATTTTTCATAAGTCGGTTTTTGGGTGCATTGTACGATTTGGGGACCGATAATGCTAATTCACTAATTGTTATACGTTTGAAAGTGTTTTTTAGATGTTATCGTTAAAACAGCAACGCCGCTGTACAGCTTTTATTTTTTGTATTCATCCTTTTTCGATGAAATACTGATATAGTTCATCTGTAGGGTCGAAATGATGCTGTGGTCAATATACAATATTTGACCTATCTTTCCCAATAAAACCAAGCCTTTGATATCAAAAAAGCAACTATTTGTAGTCACATTTGCGCTTTTTTCTTTGTTCTTTGGCGCCGGCAATCTCATTTTACCGCCCCAATTGGGGTTCAAGTCAGGTGAATTTTGGTGGTCGGTGGCACTTGGTTTTTGTCTTTCTGCTGTTTTGATTCCCATTTTGGGCATTTTGGCGCATGCAAAACTGCAGGGCACCATGTTCGATTTCGCAAAAAAGGTATCTCCGACCTTCAGCTTGTTTTACTGTTATTTGGTGTATGCCATATCTATCAGTCTACCTTCACCACGCACTGCATCGGTGACCCATGAAATGGGGGTTGCGCCACTGTTTGGATCCTCCCCGTTGTTGACAAGCACAGTGTATTTTATCTTGGTTTTCATTTTTGTGATGAACCGCTCCAAAATACTGGATATCATCGGAAAGCTTATGACGCCGGCCATTATCCTTATTCTTTTCTGTATCATCGGTATTACTGCTTTTTCCATGGATTTTTATTTTGGAGGTTCTGAATTCCCCCATCCGTTCTCACATGGCATTTTAGAAGGGTATCAAACTTTTGACGCCATTGGCGCGGTAGTTGTTGGCGGGGTCATCATCATTTCCATCAACCTAAAAAATACCACAACCGACTATGCGACAAAAAGAAGCCTTATCGCCAAGGCGGGATGGTTGGCGGGTCTCGGACTCTTTCTCATCTACACCGGACTCATTTTGACGGGGGCCCTCATGCAAGGTGAATTTTCACCTGACATCGGCCGAACCGCAATCTTGAGCGGCATCAGCCTCAAGACCATGGGCAATACCGCCAACCTTTTTTTGGGTCTTTTGGTGAGCCTCGCTTGTTTTACCACAGCCGTGGGCATCGTTACCGGTA is a window from the Muricauda sp. SCSIO 65647 genome containing:
- the brnQ gene encoding branched-chain amino acid transport system II carrier protein gives rise to the protein MISKKQLFVVTFALFSLFFGAGNLILPPQLGFKSGEFWWSVALGFCLSAVLIPILGILAHAKLQGTMFDFAKKVSPTFSLFYCYLVYAISISLPSPRTASVTHEMGVAPLFGSSPLLTSTVYFILVFIFVMNRSKILDIIGKLMTPAIILILFCIIGITAFSMDFYFGGSEFPHPFSHGILEGYQTFDAIGAVVVGGVIIISINLKNTTTDYATKRSLIAKAGWLAGLGLFLIYTGLILTGALMQGEFSPDIGRTAILSGISLKTMGNTANLFLGLLVSLACFTTAVGIVTGTADFVKGRFNDSQKAYTITAVLGCALGVLMGRFNVDYIIAVAIPALMFIYPITIVLIFLNVLPEKWVSKRVFQLTVAMTILFSIPDFLSSLGFAAHLQSVKNWIPLSGFHMGWVLPALITLICANVIQNPFFFSDSDKSDKQ